CGATTCTATCAAGTCCGTAAACATAAATTAGCGGGGAAGCATGACTTTGAATCTTAAAGACTTAAATAAAAGCTATATTGGAATTTTTATACATTGGGCGCTTTCTTTAGGGTATCCGGGCATTATTTTTTTAATGATTCTGGAGTCTTGCGCCCTTCCCGTTTCATCCGAGGTTGTTTTAGGGTTTTCCGGTTTTTTATCGGGAGAGGGTAAGATGAACTTTTATCTTGTGGTTTTGAGCGCAACCGTTGGAACATTTATCGGCTCATCCCTGCTCTATTATATCGGAAAAAAGGGTGGAAGACCGTTAATCGAAAAATACGGGCGGTATTTCCTTATTAATAAAAATGATATGGATAAGGCAACCGCATGGTTTAAAAAATATGGAGGTTTTGCAGTATTTGTAGGCGTTTGCCTGCCTGTCATAAAAACCTATATAGGTTTCCCGCCGGGCGCTTCCCTTATGAATTATAAAAAATTTAGCCTTTACATCGTATCAGGTTCCCTTGTTTATAATACGGGTATAACATATTTAGGTTTGATAGTGGGAGAAAATATAAATGTTATACTTCCATATTTTAGCCGGTTTAGTATCTTCATAATATTGATTGTTGCAATATTTATAACAATATACCTTTACAGGCATATCAAATCGGCGCTCAAAAATTAACCGTTACGGGACACTGCGGGTATGGATATGTTTTTCAATAAGAATAAAAACCCTCATCCTGCCGCAACCGCCCGCTTTGCCGCTTACGGAGAAATCGTTTCCAATTTTGCCTATATGCCTTTTAGTTTTAAAAAACGAAAGGGAATGCTAAACAGTGAAGCCTCTAATAATGCAAATCTTGTAAATTCAAATATCTTATTGCAGGCGGTATCCTTAATTTTATCCATAATTCTTACTATCTTATTGAATAAAAATA
The Candidatus Acidulodesulfobacterium ferriphilum genome window above contains:
- a CDS encoding DedA family protein; translated protein: MTLNLKDLNKSYIGIFIHWALSLGYPGIIFLMILESCALPVSSEVVLGFSGFLSGEGKMNFYLVVLSATVGTFIGSSLLYYIGKKGGRPLIEKYGRYFLINKNDMDKATAWFKKYGGFAVFVGVCLPVIKTYIGFPPGASLMNYKKFSLYIVSGSLVYNTGITYLGLIVGENINVILPYFSRFSIFIILIVAIFITIYLYRHIKSALKN